The Apium graveolens cultivar Ventura chromosome 6, ASM990537v1, whole genome shotgun sequence genome contains a region encoding:
- the LOC141663739 gene encoding uncharacterized protein LOC141663739, producing the protein MLTRQSANSNRLETMAEELQSESENCPASSGEHWSAKKNNVEKVNNCSGKKRGRPKKHIGERSTGANGDMNDSRVGNEIPKIGDFHPSGKDLILPPLSCRKQPRNGVKKHNGMLRKTEKTPMLEGQEDVTQYQGTLPVDKQDGNGTPPDHGNTMRSSDLPNTDGPRDIPDLNQCDELNDEGGEVGTAAIVSTDSVENEDGGDVGTAALVRTDSTENEEDIPFVKRSTLWESICSGKAYMKMKRKPHFQPLEEQEEVLREGSAIGLVVSFNNLVESASKLQPSSDISAIESILKTLDTFKPHGFDVDKVEEALAQFKLKKQKLEDLQKDFMEKESKILKIVEEGKLGDEEISQLRQKLSEAELKKENREKTSSALLSERAADAENIQSMNAEYEKIVGSIL; encoded by the exons ATGCTCACTAGGCAGTCTGCAAATTCAAACAGACTGGAGACGATGGCTGAAGAATTACAGTCCGAGTCTGAGAATTGTCCTGCTTCCTCAG GGGAACATTGGTCTGCTAAAAAAAATAATGTTGAGAAAGTAAACAATTGTTCTGGGAAAAAAAGGGGAAGACCAAAGAAACATATAG GTGAGAGAAGCACAGGAGCGAACGGGGATATGAATGATTCCCGTGTAGGGAATGAAATACCAAAAATTGGTGATTTTCACCCCTCTGGTAAGGACCTTATACTGCCCCCACTGTCATGTCGTAAACAACCTAGAAATGGAGTGAAAAAACACAATGGTATGCTGAGAAAAACAGAAAAGACCCCTATGCTTGAGGGCCAGGAAGATGTAACACAATATCAAG GAACTTTGCCCGTTGACAAACAAGATGGTAATGGAACTCCACCTGACCATGGGAATACCATGAGGTCTTCTGATCTTCCGAATACGGATGGTCCTA GAGATATCCCTGATCTGAATCAGTGTGATGAGTTAAATGATGAAGGTGGAGAAGTTGGAACAGCTGCGATTGTGAGCACTGATTCTGTGGAGAATGAGGATGGTGGAGATGTTGGAACAGCTGCCCTTGTGAGAACCGATTCTACGGAGAATGAGGAGGATATTCCATTTGTTAAGCGTTCTACCTTATGGGAAAGTATCTGTTCCGGTAAAGCCTATATGAAGATGAAACGTAAGCCGCACTTCCAGCCTttagaagaacaggaagaagtaCTCCGCGAGGGATCTGCAATTGGTCTTGTTGTAAGTTTTAATAATCTCGTGGAGAGCGCTTCAAAACTACAGCCCTCTTCTGACATCTCTGCAATTGAAAGTATTTTGAAAACTCTGGATACGTTCAAACCTCACGGGTTTGATGTTGataaagttgaagaagctctggCCCAATTTAAGTTGAAGAAGCAAAAGCTCGAGGACCTCCAGAAAGACTTCATGGAAAAGGAAAGTAAGATATTAAAAATTGTCGAAGAAGGCAAACTTGGCGATGAGGAAATCAGCCAACTCCGCCAGAAGCTTAGTGAGGCTGAACTGAAGAAGGAGAATAGGGAAAAGACCTCTTCGGCATTGCTGTCAGAGCGAGCGGCGGATGCAGAGAACATTCAGAGTATGAACGCCGAATATGAAAAAATTGTTGGTTCCATTTTGTAA
- the LOC141664575 gene encoding uncharacterized protein LOC141664575, giving the protein MGALPLYGLTPGGKASVWPPLCPTLGIIILTLFFSVGLIDNFPEVHLDREDKILWAGVDVTKVTNWDIWNSLRNKEHEVSWAPAVWSKLVIYRYAHHQWVACHGRLPTLARLARFGITSTQLCYLCIGGTETDNHILRHCPYSAWVLGMIYHVLKVHIFCDSWLHCLELALQISDRPLRALSLYCLQIVCYHIWRERKSRAHDKECFGPQQLFDGIMVDFKAILSGSLKFTKIVCSRSDLIF; this is encoded by the exons ATGGGTGCTCTACCTCTTTATGGTTTGACCCCTGGTGGGAAGGCATCTGTTTGGCCTCCACTTT GCCCAACTCTAGGCATCATCATATTGACCCTCTTCTTCTCCGTTGGCTTGATCGATAATTTCCCAGAGGTGCATCTTGATAGAGAAGACAAAATTCTTTGGGCAGGTGTTGATGTAACTAAGGTAACAAACTGGGATATTTGGAACTCTCTTAGGAACAAGGAGCATGAGGTTTCTTGGGCTCCTGCAGTTTGGAGCAAACTTGTGATTTATCGCTATGCGCATCATCAATGGGTGGCTTGTCATGGACGTCTCCCTACTCTTGCTCGTCTAGCTCGCTTTGGCATTACTAGCACTCAACTGTGTTACTTGTGCATTGGAGGTACTGAAACAGATAATCATATTCTTAGGCATTGCCCTTATAGTGCCTGGGTGCTTGGGATGATTTATCACGTTTTGAAGGTGCATATTTTTTGTGACTCTTGGCTTCACTGTTTGGAGCTAGCTCTTCAGATTTCTGATAGGCCTCTGCGAGCTCTCTCTTTATATTGCTTACAGATCGTTTGTTATCACATCTGGAGGGAACGAAAATCTCGAGCTCATGATAAAGAATGCTTTGGTCCACAACAGCTTTTTGATGGGATTATGGTTGATTTTAAAGCTATATTATCTGGATCTCTAAAGTTTACTAAGATAGTTTGTAGTAGGTCTGACTtgatattttga
- the LOC141664576 gene encoding uncharacterized protein LOC141664576, with translation MRFSSWNVRGLNKSPHQNELIKFILDNHLDFIGVLETKVKLHNAVCISKKINRAWKWLYNYDYHYNGLVWVGWNPDIWDITLHSSSAQHITCNAHFIEKDIHFLVTFVYAFNDGADRHALWSHLSSLGTCLMLWCVLGDFNCILSLNEVSGGREHWTPEMQSFKDCVVQVGLRHVHTVGDLFTWSLV, from the coding sequence atgaggttctcctCATGGAATGTGCGTGGGCTAAATAAGAGCCCCCACCAGAATGAGTTGATTAAGTTTATTTTAGATAATCATTTAGATTTTATAGGTGTGTTAGAAACCAAAGTCAAGTTACATAATGCAGTTTGTATTTCAAAAAAGATTAATAGAGCTTGGAAGTGGTTGTATAATTATGACTACCATTATAATGGTCTTGTTTGGGTTGGCTGGAATCCAGATATTTGGGACATTACTTTGCACTCTAGCTCAGCTCAACATATTACTTGCAATGCTCATTTTATTGAGAAAGATATTCATTTTTTGGTGACTTTTGTTTATGCTTTCAATGATGGTGCGGATAGACATGCTCTTTGGTCTCATTTGAGCTCTCTCGGCACTTGTCTCATGCTTTGGTGTGTCTTGGGGGATTTTAACTGTATTTTGTCTTTAAATGAGGTTTCTGGAGGTAGAGAGCATTGGACCCCGGAGATGCAGTCTTTTAAAGATTGTGTTGTGCAAGTTGGCCTTCGGCACGTGCATACAGTGGGGGATCTTTTCACTTGGTCTTTGGTCTAA
- the LOC141663818 gene encoding uncharacterized protein LOC141663818, whose protein sequence is MLTRQSANSNRLETMAEELQSKSENSPASSGEHWSAKKNNAEKVNNRSGKKRGRPKKRERSTGANVDMNDSRVGDEIPKIGDCHPSGKDLILPPLSCRKQPRNGVKKHNGMLRKTEKTPMLEGQEDVTQYQGTLSVDKQDGNGTPPDHGNTMRSSDLPNTDGPRDIPDLNQCAELNDEGGEVGTAAIVSTDSMKNEDGGDVGTAALVRTDSTENEEDIPFVKRSTLWESICSGKAYMKMKRKPHFQPLEEQEEVLREGSAIGLVVSFNNLVESASKLQPSSDISAIESILKTLDTFKPHGFDVDKVEEALTQLKLKKEKLEDLQKDCMEKESKISKIVEEGKLGDEEISQLRQKLSEAELKKENREKTSSALQSELAADAENMQSINAEYEKIVSSIL, encoded by the exons ATGCTCACTAGGCAGTCTGCAAATTCAAACAGACTGGAGACGATGGCTGAAGAATTACAGTCCAAGTCTGAGAATTCTCCTGCTTCCTCAG GGGAACATTGGTCTGCTAAAAAAAATAATGCTGAGAAAGTAAACAATCGTTCTGGGAAAAAAAGGGGAAGGCCAAAGAAAC GTGAGAGAAGCACAGGAGCGAACGTGGATATGAATGATTCCCGTGTAGGGGATGAAATACCAAAAATTGGTGATTGTCACCCCTCTGGTAAGGACCTTATACTGCCCCCACTTTCATGTCGTAAGCAACCTAGAAATGGAGTGAAAAAACACAATGGTATGCTGAGAAAAACAGAAAAGACCCCTATGCTTGAGGGCCAGGAAGATGTAACACAATATCAAG GAACTTTGTCCGTTGACAAACAAGATGGTAATGGAACTCCACCTGACCATGGGAATACCATGAGGTCTTCTGATCTTCCGAATACGGATGGTCCTA GAGATATTCCTGATCTGAATCAGTGTGCTGAGTTAAATGATGAAGGTGGAGAAGTTGGAACAGCTGCGATTGTGAGCACTGATTCTATGAAGAATGAGGATGGTGGAGATGTTGGAACAGCTGCCCTTGTGAGAACCGATTCTACGGAGAATGAGGAGGATATTCCATTTGTTAAGCGTTCTACCTTATGGGAAAGTATCTGTTCCGGTAAAGCCTATATGAAGATGAAACGTAAGCCGCACTTCCAGCCTttagaagaacaggaagaagtaCTCCGCGAGGGATCTGCAATTGGTCTTGTTGTAAGTTTTAATAATCTCGTGGAGAGCGCTTCAAAACTGCAGCCCTCTTCTGACATCTCTGCAATTGAAAGTATATTGAAAACTCTGGATACGTTCAAACCTCACGGGTTTGATGTTGataaagttgaagaagctctgacCCAGCTGAAGTTGAAGAAGGAAAAGCTCGAGGACCTCCAAAAAGACTGCATGGAAAAGGAAAGTAAGATATCAAAAATTGTTGAAGAAGGCAAGCTTGGTGATGAGGAAATCAGCCAACTCCGCCAGAAGCTTAGTGAGGCTGAACTGAAGAAGGAGAATAGGGAAAAGACCTCTTCGGCATTGCAATCAGAGCTAGCTGCGGATGCAGAGAACATGCAGAGTATTAATGCCGAATATGAAAAAATTGTTAGTTCCATTTTGTAA
- the LOC141663819 gene encoding uncharacterized protein LOC141663819, which yields MEIDKVYDDDSDALLPTEMLPPSSASQFLDSFWISKSSPSFQGDSASGSTNMVKFHNSPHENAGLGGLTPPMEKEESGNDDYDPCFHQPEKKRRLTIDQVKFLEKSFEIENKLEPDRKLQLAKDLGLQPRQVAIWFQNRRARFKTKQLEKDYDSLKESYDELKVEYDSLSKDNEKLRLEVESLRQKTPIVEKKLELHNTSSVGPEPTQVPYSSPISHLISANVMTIKQEDANSAKSDVVDSESPHSADANHVSLFEPVDSSRVLEPDLSDFSQDEDDDESCRILPASCLPKLKIESYDDLTADNCNLGTSVDEQTFWFWS from the exons ATGGAGATTGATAAAGTTTATGATGATGATAGTGATGCTTTGCTTCCCACTGAAATGCTACCACCTTCTTCTGCTTCTCAGTTTCTTGATTCCTTCTGGATTTCCAAGTCTTCTCCTTCTTTTCaag GGGACTCTGCTTCTGGCTCTACAAATATGGTTAAATTTCATAATTCCCCACATGAAAATGCTGGACTTGGGGGATTAACACCTCCTATGGAAAAAGAAGAGAGTGGAAATGATGACTATGATCCTTGCTTTCATCAGCCCGAAAAGAAGCGGAGACTCACAATTGATCAGGTTAAGTTTCTTGAGAAGAGCTTTGAGATAGAAAACAAGCTTGAACCTGATAGAAAACTTCAACTTGCAAAGGATCTTGGTTTGCAGCCTAGGCAGGTTGCTATATGGTTTCAGAACCGACGAGCCCGGTTTAAAACCAAACAGCTTGAAAAGGATTACGATTCCTTGAAAGAAAGCTATGATGAGCTTAAGGTTGAATATGATAGCCTTTCTAAAGATAATGAGAAATTGAGGCTTGAG GTTGAATCACTCAGACAAAAAACACCTATTGTGGAGAAGAAGCTTGAGCTGCATAATACGAGTTCAGTCGGTCCAGAACCAACACAAGTACCATATTCAAGTCCAATTTCTCACTTAATCAGTGCAAATGTGATGACAATTAAGCAGGAGGATGCAAATTCAGCCAAGAGCGATGTTGTCGATTCAGAGAGTCCACATAGCGCTGATGCAAACCATGTATCCTTATTCGAGCCTGTAGATTCTTCTCGAGTTTTAGAACCAGATTTATCCGATTTCTCCCaagatgaagatgatgatgaatcaTGCAGGATTTTGCCAGCCTCATGTCTCCCAAAGCTTAAAATCGAGTCTTACGACGACTTGACAGCAGACAATTGCAACTTGGGTACTTCTGTTGATGAACAAACCTTTTGGTTTTGGTCTTAA
- the LOC141667083 gene encoding protein NRT1/ PTR FAMILY 4.6-like isoform X2: MEGVEQQMKTWEGYVEWRNQPAIKGRHGGMVAASFVLVVEVLENLAFLANASNLVIYLKDHMNMLPSDSSNSVTNFMGTAFLLALLGGFLSDAFFTSYYIYLTSAAIEFLGLLILTVQARSASLKPPKCEVHDTSCHEVGGAKAAMLFLGLYLVALGVGGIKGSLPTHGAEQFDEQTPEGRKQRSTFFNYFVFCLSLGGLIAVTLVVWIEDNKGWEWGFGISTLTILLSIPVFLSGSLFYRNKIPNGSPLTTIFKVLIASALNSCVSVARNPSNAIASMSPSPSHQTPSNTEAEQTTEKSSKAEDSNDVPSEGFRFLNRAVTRRPTYRSLQCSVNQVEDVKIVLKILPIFACTIMLSCCLAQLSTYSVQQAATMNTKLGSLKVPPASLPFFPVVFIMILAPVYDHLIIPFMRKATKTESGITHLQRIGIGLVLSIIAMGIAALVEIKRKRIATDSGLDTIAPLPISFFWIAFQYLFLGSADLFTIAGLLEFFFTEAPSSMRSLATSLTWASLAMGYYLSSLIASVVNSATGTSNNTPWLSGKNLNHFHLERFYWLLCALSGLNFLHYLFWASRYKYRSVN, encoded by the exons ATG GAAGGAGTTGAGCAACAGATGAAGACATGGGAAGGCTATGTAGAGTGGAGAAACCAGCCGGCGATCAAAGGCCGTCATGGTGGCATGGTTGCTGCATCTTTTGTGTTAG TGGTTGAGGTGTTGGAGAACTTGGCATTCCTGGCAAATGCAAGCAATTTGGTTATATACTTGAAGGACCACATGAACATGTTGCCATCAGATTCTTCAAATTCAGTCACAAATTTCATGGGCACCGCTTTTCTTCTCGCTCTTCTTGGTGGCTTCCTTTCTGATGCTTTCTTTACTTCTTACTACATCTATCTCACAAGTGCTGCCATTGAATTCTTG GGCTTGTTGATACTCACTGTTCAGGCTCGGTCAGCTTCTTTAAAGCCACCAAAATGCGAAGTCCATGACACCAGTTGCCATGAGGTAGGTGGTGCAAAAGCGGCAATGTTATTCTTAGGACTTTACCTTGTGGCCCTCGGCGTTGGAGGGATCAAGGGATCCCTTCCGACACATGGTGCAGAACAGTTTGATGAGCAAACTCCAGAAGGAAGAAAGCAGCGATCAACTTTTTTTAACTACTTTGTCTTTTGTCTTTCACTTGGTGGGCTAATTGCGGTGACCTTAGTGGTTTGGATTGAAGATAACAAAGGTTGGGAATGGGGATTTGGAATTTCTACATTGACAATACTTTTGTCAATTCCAGTCTTCCTTTCGGGTTCTCTTTTCTATCGGAACAAAATACCTAATGGAAGTCCACTTACAACCATATTTAAG GTTCTGATAGCTTCTGCATTAAACAGTTGTGTATCAGTTGCCAGAAACCCAAGCAATGCCATTGCAAGTATGTCTCCAAGTCCATCTCATCAAACACCATCTAACACAGAAGCTGAGCAAACAACTGAAAAAAGTAGTAAAGCAGAGGATTCAAACGATGTCCCATCTGAAGGCTTTAGATTTCTGAACAGAGCAGTGACTAGGAGGCCAACTTATAGATCACTACAGTGTTCTGTAAATCAAGTAGAAGATGTCAAAATTGTGCTCAAGATTCTTCCTATATTCGCCTGTACAATCATGCTCAGCTGCTGCCTGGCCCAACTTTCCACGTACTCAGTCCAACAAGCAGCTACAATGAACACAAAACTCGGATCCTTAAAAGTTCCACCAGCATCGCTCCCCTTTTTCCCTGTCGTCTTCATCATGATTCTTGCACCAGTCTATGACCATTTAATCATCCCATTCATGCGTAAAGCAACAAAAACAGAATCAGGAATCACACATTTACAACGCATTGGAATCGGACTAGTTCTATCCATCATTGCAATGGGAATTGCAGCTTTAGTCGAAATCAAACGCAAGAGAATCGCTACTGATTCTGGTCTAGACACTATTGCGCCATTGCCCATATCATTCTTCTGGATCGCATTTCAGTACTTGTTTCTTGGATCAGCCGATTTATTCACCATAGCTGGACTACTAGAGTTTTTCTTCACAGAAGCACCAAGTAGCATGCGATCTTTAGCTACCTCGCTAACATGGGCTTCATTGGCAATGGGATACTATCTAAGCTCATTAATCGCTTCAGTAGTCAACAGCGCGACAGGTACCTCCAACAACACACCATGGCTCTCTGGCAAAAACTTGAACCACTTCCATCTCGAAAGATTCTACTGGCTACTGTGTGCATTGAGCGGATTAAACTTTCTGCATTATCTATTCTGGGCAAGCCGATACAAGTATAGGTCAGTGAACTAG
- the LOC141667083 gene encoding protein NRT1/ PTR FAMILY 4.6-like isoform X1, which produces MILEGVEQQMKTWEGYVEWRNQPAIKGRHGGMVAASFVLVVEVLENLAFLANASNLVIYLKDHMNMLPSDSSNSVTNFMGTAFLLALLGGFLSDAFFTSYYIYLTSAAIEFLGLLILTVQARSASLKPPKCEVHDTSCHEVGGAKAAMLFLGLYLVALGVGGIKGSLPTHGAEQFDEQTPEGRKQRSTFFNYFVFCLSLGGLIAVTLVVWIEDNKGWEWGFGISTLTILLSIPVFLSGSLFYRNKIPNGSPLTTIFKVLIASALNSCVSVARNPSNAIASMSPSPSHQTPSNTEAEQTTEKSSKAEDSNDVPSEGFRFLNRAVTRRPTYRSLQCSVNQVEDVKIVLKILPIFACTIMLSCCLAQLSTYSVQQAATMNTKLGSLKVPPASLPFFPVVFIMILAPVYDHLIIPFMRKATKTESGITHLQRIGIGLVLSIIAMGIAALVEIKRKRIATDSGLDTIAPLPISFFWIAFQYLFLGSADLFTIAGLLEFFFTEAPSSMRSLATSLTWASLAMGYYLSSLIASVVNSATGTSNNTPWLSGKNLNHFHLERFYWLLCALSGLNFLHYLFWASRYKYRSVN; this is translated from the exons ATGATCCTG GAAGGAGTTGAGCAACAGATGAAGACATGGGAAGGCTATGTAGAGTGGAGAAACCAGCCGGCGATCAAAGGCCGTCATGGTGGCATGGTTGCTGCATCTTTTGTGTTAG TGGTTGAGGTGTTGGAGAACTTGGCATTCCTGGCAAATGCAAGCAATTTGGTTATATACTTGAAGGACCACATGAACATGTTGCCATCAGATTCTTCAAATTCAGTCACAAATTTCATGGGCACCGCTTTTCTTCTCGCTCTTCTTGGTGGCTTCCTTTCTGATGCTTTCTTTACTTCTTACTACATCTATCTCACAAGTGCTGCCATTGAATTCTTG GGCTTGTTGATACTCACTGTTCAGGCTCGGTCAGCTTCTTTAAAGCCACCAAAATGCGAAGTCCATGACACCAGTTGCCATGAGGTAGGTGGTGCAAAAGCGGCAATGTTATTCTTAGGACTTTACCTTGTGGCCCTCGGCGTTGGAGGGATCAAGGGATCCCTTCCGACACATGGTGCAGAACAGTTTGATGAGCAAACTCCAGAAGGAAGAAAGCAGCGATCAACTTTTTTTAACTACTTTGTCTTTTGTCTTTCACTTGGTGGGCTAATTGCGGTGACCTTAGTGGTTTGGATTGAAGATAACAAAGGTTGGGAATGGGGATTTGGAATTTCTACATTGACAATACTTTTGTCAATTCCAGTCTTCCTTTCGGGTTCTCTTTTCTATCGGAACAAAATACCTAATGGAAGTCCACTTACAACCATATTTAAG GTTCTGATAGCTTCTGCATTAAACAGTTGTGTATCAGTTGCCAGAAACCCAAGCAATGCCATTGCAAGTATGTCTCCAAGTCCATCTCATCAAACACCATCTAACACAGAAGCTGAGCAAACAACTGAAAAAAGTAGTAAAGCAGAGGATTCAAACGATGTCCCATCTGAAGGCTTTAGATTTCTGAACAGAGCAGTGACTAGGAGGCCAACTTATAGATCACTACAGTGTTCTGTAAATCAAGTAGAAGATGTCAAAATTGTGCTCAAGATTCTTCCTATATTCGCCTGTACAATCATGCTCAGCTGCTGCCTGGCCCAACTTTCCACGTACTCAGTCCAACAAGCAGCTACAATGAACACAAAACTCGGATCCTTAAAAGTTCCACCAGCATCGCTCCCCTTTTTCCCTGTCGTCTTCATCATGATTCTTGCACCAGTCTATGACCATTTAATCATCCCATTCATGCGTAAAGCAACAAAAACAGAATCAGGAATCACACATTTACAACGCATTGGAATCGGACTAGTTCTATCCATCATTGCAATGGGAATTGCAGCTTTAGTCGAAATCAAACGCAAGAGAATCGCTACTGATTCTGGTCTAGACACTATTGCGCCATTGCCCATATCATTCTTCTGGATCGCATTTCAGTACTTGTTTCTTGGATCAGCCGATTTATTCACCATAGCTGGACTACTAGAGTTTTTCTTCACAGAAGCACCAAGTAGCATGCGATCTTTAGCTACCTCGCTAACATGGGCTTCATTGGCAATGGGATACTATCTAAGCTCATTAATCGCTTCAGTAGTCAACAGCGCGACAGGTACCTCCAACAACACACCATGGCTCTCTGGCAAAAACTTGAACCACTTCCATCTCGAAAGATTCTACTGGCTACTGTGTGCATTGAGCGGATTAAACTTTCTGCATTATCTATTCTGGGCAAGCCGATACAAGTATAGGTCAGTGAACTAG